TGTCGGTCTCCCCACGCTCCACGAACTCGACGAAGCCCGGGCAGGCGCAGCACGCCAGCTCCACCCCTGCGCGCAGGCCGGCGGCGGCCCGCTGGTACGCGCCCGATCCGATCGTGCCGACGGTGCCGATCACGCCCACCCGCCGGTTGCGGGTGACGGCCACCGCCGCCCGCAGGCCGGGGTCGATGACACCGACGATCGGGATGTCGTGCTCGAAGCGGAGCAGGTCGAGAGCGGCGGCGGCCGCCGTGTTGCACGCCACCACCACCATCTTCACGCCGTGGCGGTCGACCAGCATCGACGTGATCTGGCGGGCGTACTCCCGCACCTGGTCGAGGGGACAGGGGCCGTAGGGGTACCTGCCCGTGTCACCGAAGTAGACGACGTCCTCCTCGGGCAGCAGGTCCATGAGGGCACGCGCCACGGTGAGACCGCCGAAGCCACTGTCGAAGATGCCGATCGGCCGGTCGTCCACGGACGCGCGAGCTCAGAAGTACATCGTGCGCTTGGCCCGTTCCTCGACCACGTCGAGGTCGTCCGTCCACGCTCCGGTGGAGAGGTACTTCCAGCCGCCGTCGGGGAGGACGACGACCACCACGGCACCGTCCACCTCCCCCGCGCACCGGTGGGCGCCAGCCAGCACCGCGCCCGACGAGATGCCGGCGAACACGCCCACTTCGATGAGGCGGCGCGTCCACTCGAGCGACTGCCGGGGCCGGACGATCATCTTGCGATCCAGCAGGTCCTGGCCGCCGTTCGCCTCGAAGATGGGCGGGACGAAGCCCTCGTCGAAGTTCTTCAGCCCGTCGACCATCTCGCCCGCCGGCGGCTCGACCGCCCACACCTGCACGGCCGGGTTGTGCTGCTTGAGGAACGTGCCGACCCCGACCAGCGTGCCGCTCGTGCCGAGGCCGGCCACCAGGTGGGTCACCTCCGGGCAGTCCCGCCAGATCTCGGGTCCGGTGCCCTCCAGGTGGGCCTGGACGTTGGCCTGGTTGCCGTACTGGAAGGGGAACCACCAGTCGGCGTGGCCGGCGGCCAGGTCCTGGGCCCGGCGCATGGCGCCGTTGGAACCCTCCGATCCGGGCGACGAGATGATCTCCGCGCC
This Acidimicrobiales bacterium DNA region includes the following protein-coding sequences:
- the murI gene encoding glutamate racemase, whose amino-acid sequence is MDDRPIGIFDSGFGGLTVARALMDLLPEEDVVYFGDTGRYPYGPCPLDQVREYARQITSMLVDRHGVKMVVVACNTAAAAALDLLRFEHDIPIVGVIDPGLRAAVAVTRNRRVGVIGTVGTIGSGAYQRAAAGLRAGVELACCACPGFVEFVERGETDSEQVHVLAERLLAPLRVAGVDTVLLGCTHYPFLARTIGDVMGRLVVLVSSAEETAFEVRAILDDTGLVRRSSGKGAHRFVSSGDVDLFRLLGARLLGPELDDVEAWTWPST
- a CDS encoding cysteine synthase family protein, whose translation is MTVYPGVLDLIGNTPLVDISRLSPNPSSRILAKLESQNPGGSVKDRVALAMVLEAEKDGTLVPGTGQVIVESSSGNTGIGLAIIAKVRGYTLKVVLPENVSEERKQLLRIWGAEIISSPGSEGSNGAMRRAQDLAAGHADWWFPFQYGNQANVQAHLEGTGPEIWRDCPEVTHLVAGLGTSGTLVGVGTFLKQHNPAVQVWAVEPPAGEMVDGLKNFDEGFVPPIFEANGGQDLLDRKMIVRPRQSLEWTRRLIEVGVFAGISSGAVLAGAHRCAGEVDGAVVVVVLPDGGWKYLSTGAWTDDLDVVEERAKRTMYF